Part of the Calditerricola satsumensis genome, CATACCCGTAAGCCATCGCCAAAAGCGGCGGCAGGCACAAAAGCTGCCGCTCATACCGCGCGGGAGAAAGCTGCAGCGCCTGGCACAGGCGGGCCACCTCCTCGCCCAGCGCCACGAGCAGCTCGTCTACCGCCTGGGCCACGGAAGGCGTCACGTCTTCCACCACGGCCAGCAAATGGACGTTCTTCCGCGCCACCTCCCCCGTGTAGTACAGCACCGTCAGGCGGAAACGGGCATCGGTGAGCGTTTCGGGGAGCACCGTCTGCTCCAGGCCCAGCACTTGCTCGAGCGGCAATCCGCGCTCCAGATAAACCGTTTGGCGGCGAAAGGCCTCAAGCCCGTCGGCAAAGCGCTTTTCGGCTTCCGCATCCAAGGGCACCAACGGGGTGATGATCAGCCCGGCATACACCTCCTGCCGTACCTGCCTCGGAGTGTCACCGCCGCGGCTCATCGCGGGGGCAAACAGCTCGCGGGTCACCCACACCGGCAGGCGGCGCGAGGCGGTGGAAAAACAAAATTGTCCCCCCAGGGTAAGCCCCTGGTAGCAGCGGTGACACAGCGCTGCCCCCCGCACCAGCTCTTCTTCTGCTAGCTCGCTGGGCAAGGGCGCGCGCCACTCAAAGGCAAACAGGGGCCACGCCTGGTTGGCGATGGAGACCACCGGCCCCTCGGCCCCGCAGCAGACGCAGACGCCGTCATCGAGGGCGCCCTTCTCCATGCCCTCGGCCAGCTTGGCCTGCCAGGCCGCCTGCTCCAAAAGGGCGAGGTTGGCGCAAACGGCCACCCCCGGGTGCAGGCGGCTTTGCACCACCCACGGCCCGTCATCTGAAGCGGCCGCCGCATACCGGTAGGGATGGCCCTCGCCCACCTCGGCCAGCACCAAAAGCCCGTACAGCTTTTCCTTCTCCGTTGCGCCGCTGGCCAGCGTAGCAAAGGCATCGGCCAAAGGCGCCGTCAGCGCCGCCACCTCCACCGCCCCGCGCCACAACTGGGTGCGGGCCAGGCGCCGCTCGAGAAAATCGCGCACAGCCTCAGCATTGGCGGCCAGCTCACGGAACTGTTTGTCATACACAAGGTACACCGGTATGCCGTAGCGCCCCTGAGGCTTAAGAGGATTGCCCCCCTTAGGCAGGACAAACGGTGCGGCGACGGTGCGCGACCGGTCGGGAACAAAGCGGGCCTGCGTCTTCTTGCGCCGCCCCTTTCCGCCTTCCTGCGGCTCTTCCTGCCAGTCGCCCCACGCCATGGGAGGATGCACGGCAAACCGTCGCTGCGCCACATCGATCTCCACAAGGATGACGTTTTGGAAAAACTGAGCCCCCGCTTCCACATCGGTGATCTGCCGGATCACCTCGGCGGGCGATCCCCCACGGTTCAACAAGGGGAGTCCCATGCGGATCAAGCCGTCGATCAGCACGTCTGCGATTCACCTCTGTCCGGTAGGGGCTCGCACAACCCGAACCCCTGCGCATTTTTGGCCCCAAATCCCGCATACAGCCCCAATTCAATCAACCGCGGGTCTCCTTCCAACACGAACCGCCCCGACCATCCCTTCACAACGGTTCCCTTGTAGGTGACGAGATGAAGCCGCGTGCGCCCCACGGGCTTGACCACCGTTTCCGGCCCTGCATACGGCTCCCCCGTCAAAGCGGTCCATTTTTTCACAAGATTTTGGTGAATCAACTCGGCAAAAGGCTTTTCCTTTGGCGCATAATAATAGGTATAACGCTTGCCGTCGCCACGCGTCATGGTGGAATACACCGTAATGGGAGAAAGCGTGTGCACCACAAGCGGATTCCGATCCACCCGCACCCGGCGATAGGCAATCTCCTCGATGAAAACCGTTTGCTCACCCAAGCGCAAACCTTCTTCTTTTATGAGGAGATCGGACAGCTGCCGAAGGAACTCCTCAAGAGGGGAAGCAACCACAAGCCGAATCGGGTTCGAAAAGACAATCTCTTTTCGATCACGGTCTAAGACATAGGCTCCAAGCAGTCGCGAAAACGAAAACAGGCGAAAGGCCCGTTTTCCGTAGCGGAAGCCTTCGTCATGCAGCTTCGTCGCAAAGCGCGCGTCGAGCGCCCGGTATAAGGCTGACTGAATCCAATACGGATACGAAAACGGAAGGCGCAACGCACCCGTCGGCGATGTGAGCGTTATGTGCAGATGCATGCTCAGCCCCTCATTCAACCTGATCTCCTACGTTTGGACAGGTCTATTTTACCATTGTTCAGTATGCATTCCAATCCCCTTATTAGAGTAGATAGCTCCAAACTGTTATGAGGCCGTCTAATGGTCAATTCATAAAAAAATGGGTTACGGCAAGACCGCTCGCGTTCTGACGGCCTGGATGTTTGAGAACCATGAAGGAAAGACTGGTGACCACCTATGTCGATGAATGAGATTGGCGAGTTTGATGTCGTGAAGTTAAAGGATGGGCG contains:
- the cas6 gene encoding CRISPR-associated endoribonuclease Cas6, which codes for MHLHITLTSPTGALRLPFSYPYWIQSALYRALDARFATKLHDEGFRYGKRAFRLFSFSRLLGAYVLDRDRKEIVFSNPIRLVVASPLEEFLRQLSDLLIKEEGLRLGEQTVFIEEIAYRRVRVDRNPLVVHTLSPITVYSTMTRGDGKRYTYYYAPKEKPFAELIHQNLVKKWTALTGEPYAGPETVVKPVGRTRLHLVTYKGTVVKGWSGRFVLEGDPRLIELGLYAGFGAKNAQGFGLCEPLPDRGESQTC